A DNA window from Microcystis aeruginosa NIES-843 contains the following coding sequences:
- a CDS encoding GUN4 domain-containing protein translates to MSDINVQLQDILAQLQSLTERVALIEARQMLVPDIERYGKLQQFLAEGNFREADAETLRVILETAGRTRDTLTPEDMMRFPVNVIRVLDRLWKNYSGDHFGFSNQVKLYFAAGGSINTLRTQDAETIRKFGELVGWRDKDEWRIDDYDHWDFSLAAPEGCFPALWWKSPYGLKMVTFCFTRLIECDL, encoded by the coding sequence ATGTCAGATATTAACGTCCAACTTCAGGATATTTTAGCTCAATTGCAATCTTTAACCGAACGGGTTGCCCTCATCGAAGCGCGGCAGATGTTAGTACCAGACATCGAGCGCTATGGTAAATTACAGCAATTCCTAGCTGAGGGGAACTTTAGGGAGGCAGACGCAGAAACTCTCCGAGTTATCCTCGAAACTGCCGGCAGAACCCGCGATACTTTAACCCCAGAGGATATGATGCGGTTTCCCGTTAATGTGATTCGGGTACTCGATCGCCTTTGGAAAAATTATAGCGGCGATCATTTCGGTTTTAGCAATCAGGTGAAGTTATATTTTGCCGCCGGCGGTAGTATTAACACCCTGCGTACCCAAGACGCGGAAACGATTAGAAAATTTGGGGAATTGGTAGGATGGCGCGACAAAGATGAGTGGCGTATCGATGATTATGATCACTGGGATTTTAGTCTCGCAGCTCCTGAAGGCTGTTTTCCCGCTCTCTGGTGGAAGTCTCCCTACGGGTTAAAAATGGTGACTTTTTGTTTTACTCGCCTGATAGAGTGCGATTTATAG
- a CDS encoding L-lactate MFS transporter, with amino-acid sequence MTTSNYDSELTVLGLPAAKGRWLLIPLGMGVLLCLGTVYSWSIFRKPLETELNLSATESLLPYTVALVFYAASMPIAGFYIPRVGTRRMTAIGGIIVGLGYILASFAAQIQTIILTYGVIAGTGVGIAYGVPMAVVARWFPDKKGLAVGLTIIGFGLSPLITAPLANRLINEYSVRPSLRFLGIIFTIIIVIIAITMKLPPQDWQPPANLANRKSDFQANYPVNMLKSRSFYGLWLCYAIGALIGLSAIGISSPVAEEIIQIEPGLAASSVALFALFNGISRPLFGWLSDRWKPHYLAIGAYTLILIGCLLMVKAEKGAVTSYLVAFCLFWFCLGGWLALAPATTLHFFNPDHYAQNYGIVFTAYGVGALIGTLVTGRIRDWFGTYTYAFYAMAVLAILGIFLASALLKRERSHLSNPS; translated from the coding sequence ATGACTACCAGTAATTATGATTCCGAGTTGACAGTTTTGGGATTACCCGCAGCCAAAGGTAGATGGTTATTAATACCTCTAGGAATGGGCGTTTTACTCTGTTTAGGGACGGTGTACTCATGGAGTATCTTTAGAAAACCCCTAGAAACAGAATTAAATCTCAGCGCCACGGAAAGCTTACTACCCTACACTGTGGCCCTAGTGTTTTATGCCGCTTCTATGCCGATCGCTGGTTTTTATATCCCCCGGGTAGGCACTCGCAGGATGACCGCTATCGGCGGAATTATCGTCGGTTTAGGCTATATTCTCGCTAGTTTTGCCGCTCAGATCCAGACAATTATTCTTACCTACGGAGTCATTGCCGGCACAGGAGTCGGCATTGCTTACGGTGTTCCCATGGCAGTGGTGGCACGCTGGTTTCCCGACAAAAAAGGTTTAGCGGTGGGTTTAACCATCATCGGATTTGGCCTTTCTCCCCTGATTACTGCACCTTTAGCCAATCGATTAATCAATGAATATAGCGTTAGACCAAGTTTAAGATTTTTGGGGATTATCTTTACAATAATTATTGTGATTATTGCGATCACAATGAAGTTACCCCCTCAAGACTGGCAACCTCCCGCAAATTTAGCTAATCGAAAATCCGACTTTCAGGCCAATTATCCGGTGAATATGCTGAAAAGTCGCTCATTTTATGGCTTATGGCTTTGCTATGCTATTGGTGCTTTAATTGGCTTGAGTGCCATCGGTATTTCTAGTCCTGTGGCTGAGGAAATTATCCAGATCGAGCCGGGGTTAGCCGCTAGTAGTGTTGCGCTATTTGCCTTGTTTAATGGTATTAGTCGTCCTTTGTTCGGTTGGTTGAGCGATCGCTGGAAACCCCATTATTTAGCGATCGGGGCCTATACACTCATTTTGATTGGTTGTCTGTTGATGGTCAAGGCCGAAAAAGGGGCAGTTACTAGCTATCTAGTGGCTTTTTGTCTATTTTGGTTCTGTTTAGGGGGATGGTTAGCCCTAGCTCCCGCTACCACTCTCCACTTCTTTAATCCTGACCACTACGCCCAAAATTACGGTATTGTTTTTACTGCCTACGGTGTCGGTGCTTTGATCGGAACTTTAGTAACTGGTAGAATTCGCGATTGGTTCGGTACTTACACTTACGCTTTTTATGCTATGGCTGTATTGGCAATACTGGGTATTTTTCTCGCTAGTGCCTTACTGAAAAGAGAGCGATCGCATTTATCAAATCCTAGCTAA
- a CDS encoding peroxiredoxin — protein MTAEGCLRVGQPAPDFTATAVFDQEFKTIKLSDYRGKYVVLFFYPLDFTFVCPTEITAFSDRVSEFSSINTEILGVSVDSEFAHLAWIQTERKSGGVGDVAYPLVSDLKKEISTAYNVLDPDAGVSLRGLFIIDKEGVIQHATINNLSFGRSVDETLRTLKAIQYVQSHPDEVCPAGWQEGDATMVPDPVKSKVYFAAV, from the coding sequence ATGACCGCCGAAGGTTGCTTAAGAGTCGGACAACCGGCGCCGGATTTCACCGCGACCGCCGTTTTCGATCAAGAGTTCAAAACCATCAAATTATCGGATTATCGGGGTAAATACGTCGTTTTATTCTTCTATCCCCTCGATTTTACCTTTGTTTGCCCCACGGAAATTACCGCTTTCAGCGATCGAGTTAGCGAATTTAGCAGTATCAACACCGAGATTTTAGGGGTGTCCGTCGATAGCGAATTTGCTCACCTCGCATGGATTCAAACCGAGAGAAAATCGGGCGGTGTCGGTGATGTGGCCTATCCGTTGGTGTCGGATCTGAAAAAAGAAATCAGCACCGCTTACAATGTTCTTGATCCTGATGCGGGGGTATCCCTGCGTGGTCTCTTTATCATCGATAAAGAAGGTGTTATCCAACACGCTACTATTAATAATCTTTCCTTCGGTCGCAGTGTCGATGAAACCCTCCGCACTCTGAAAGCGATTCAATACGTCCAATCCCATCCGGATGAAGTTTGTCCCGCCGGTTGGCAAGAAGGCGATGCTACCATGGTTCCCGATCCTGTGAAGTCAAAAGTTTACTTCGCAGCAGTTTAG
- a CDS encoding helix-turn-helix domain-containing protein → MSSSTGKYLSPPQRQQLLEILTEPNISDVDRKRIQIILLADDGKSQGDIRRLLDCTAATASKWILIAESGKIDRWQKYRRGRPPKVDQPYLDRLKELISKSPRDFGYSFKRWSGVWLARHLEKEFGVALTPTHINRLRKQLQPIRIVDLSPSAKA, encoded by the coding sequence ATGTCATCAAGCACCGGTAAATATCTATCCCCACCCCAACGTCAGCAACTTCTCGAAATCTTAACAGAACCGAATATCTCTGATGTTGATCGCAAACGGATTCAAATCATTCTCCTCGCTGACGATGGCAAATCCCAGGGCGATATCCGTAGGCTTCTCGATTGTACTGCCGCCACCGCTAGTAAATGGATACTGATCGCCGAGAGTGGCAAGATCGATCGCTGGCAGAAATACCGCCGCGGTCGCCCGCCGAAAGTTGATCAACCTTACCTCGATCGCCTGAAGGAACTGATTAGTAAATCCCCCCGGGATTTCGGCTATTCCTTTAAGCGATGGTCGGGAGTTTGGTTAGCGCGGCATCTAGAGAAAGAATTCGGGGTCGCACTCACCCCCACCCACATCAATCGCCTCCGCAAACAGCTACAGCCGATCCGCATCGTCGATCTTTCTCCTTCAGCCAAAGCTTAA
- a CDS encoding ABC transporter transmembrane domain-containing protein, with protein MLDTHSLVNPWPEFLSETQWRSLQKTAIALSPEAGTLPVQSGLYLVVRGKVRIANSQQKEMIALKTGEFFGEFSLFPRSGFLPYSVRVSAKAELLLIPESALKPILKKHPALKKTLLQRAREIEQLLGTKTEETDKKSDRAYFPSPAQRLGHWIGQSLRRYPFFEQQSASDCGAASLVMIARYWGKRISVNRLREMANVNRDGASLKGLITAAENIGLSTRPVKATLEGLGKQPLPAIAHWEGKHFVVIWKITPKQVIIGDPAIGQLTLSRAEFTSKWTGFTLLLQPNQKFRDTKEDKTSLWQFYRLLEPHWFVLLEIFVASLFIQIFGLITPIFTQLILDRVIVQGSLTTLWAMGIGALIFGVFRVAITGLRAYLLDHTANRIDTALITGFIRHTLSLPLGYFESRYVGDIISRVGENRKIQRFLSGEALSILLDLLTVFVYVAVMFRYSWQLALISLAIVPPFLLLALISTPFLQRISRDIFQAIAKESSYLIEILTGIRTVKSTATERSTRWHWEDLFSVEVKKNFSGQIIGNNLQIFSNLIESLATTGLLCFGAYLVIQNQLSIGQLIAFNMLFAQIIAPFQRLTVLWTQFQEVNIAVERINDVLDAKPEENLEELSRQFLPELQGHIRFENVTFRYHTDSDRNILENLSFEILPGQTVALVGRSGSGKTTISKLLIGLYPPTDGKISIDGYDLSTIALSSLRQQVGVVDQDTFLFGSTIRENISLGHPDRPLENVIEAAKLAGIHDFIQSLPMGYETQIGEGGGLLSGGQRQRIAIARSLMGEPRLLILDEATSHLDTESERIIQTNLQKIRQNRTMVIIAHRLSTVRNADCILVLDRGVLVDSGTHEELMARPGIYRNLNSNQLSE; from the coding sequence ATGCTCGATACTCACAGCCTCGTCAATCCCTGGCCGGAATTCCTGTCCGAAACCCAGTGGCGGAGTCTCCAGAAAACGGCGATCGCCCTCTCTCCGGAAGCAGGTACACTGCCCGTACAGTCAGGGTTATACCTAGTCGTTCGCGGCAAAGTTCGTATAGCGAACTCGCAGCAAAAAGAGATGATTGCGCTCAAAACCGGCGAATTTTTCGGGGAATTCTCCCTCTTTCCCCGATCGGGTTTTCTTCCCTACTCGGTTCGAGTCTCGGCGAAGGCGGAACTACTTCTTATCCCCGAGTCCGCCCTGAAGCCGATCCTGAAAAAACACCCCGCCCTGAAAAAAACATTACTACAACGGGCGCGGGAAATTGAGCAACTTCTTGGGACGAAGACAGAAGAAACGGACAAAAAAAGCGATCGAGCCTATTTCCCCTCTCCAGCGCAGCGGTTAGGTCACTGGATCGGGCAATCCCTCCGCCGTTATCCCTTCTTCGAGCAACAGTCCGCCTCCGATTGCGGGGCGGCCAGTTTAGTCATGATCGCCCGTTATTGGGGCAAAAGAATCAGCGTCAACCGTTTGCGGGAAATGGCCAACGTCAACCGCGACGGGGCATCCCTGAAGGGACTGATCACAGCGGCGGAAAATATCGGCCTCTCCACCCGTCCGGTAAAAGCGACTCTAGAGGGATTAGGGAAACAACCCCTACCAGCGATCGCTCACTGGGAAGGCAAACACTTCGTTGTTATCTGGAAAATTACCCCCAAACAGGTGATTATTGGCGATCCAGCGATCGGGCAATTAACCCTAAGTCGTGCCGAATTCACCAGTAAATGGACGGGATTCACCCTTCTGCTCCAACCGAACCAGAAATTTCGGGACACGAAAGAGGATAAAACCTCTCTCTGGCAGTTTTATCGCTTACTGGAACCCCATTGGTTCGTGCTGCTGGAAATTTTCGTCGCCTCGCTTTTTATCCAGATATTCGGCTTAATTACGCCGATTTTTACCCAGTTAATCCTCGATCGGGTGATCGTGCAGGGGTCCTTAACTACCCTTTGGGCGATGGGGATCGGTGCGCTAATTTTCGGGGTTTTTCGGGTGGCAATTACTGGTTTACGCGCCTATCTCCTCGATCACACCGCTAATCGCATCGATACGGCATTAATCACCGGTTTTATCCGCCATACCCTCAGCCTTCCCCTCGGTTATTTCGAGTCCCGCTATGTGGGCGATATTATTTCCCGCGTCGGGGAAAATCGCAAGATTCAGCGTTTTCTGTCTGGGGAAGCTCTCTCGATTTTACTTGACTTATTAACGGTTTTCGTGTATGTGGCGGTGATGTTCCGCTATAGCTGGCAATTAGCCCTCATCAGTTTAGCGATCGTGCCACCGTTCCTTCTGCTGGCGTTAATTTCTACCCCTTTTCTGCAGCGAATATCCCGGGATATTTTTCAGGCGATCGCTAAAGAAAGCAGTTACCTGATCGAGATTTTAACCGGTATTCGTACCGTCAAATCTACCGCCACAGAGCGCTCGACCCGTTGGCACTGGGAAGACCTTTTCTCGGTGGAGGTCAAGAAAAATTTCTCCGGGCAGATCATCGGCAATAATCTCCAGATATTCAGTAATCTGATCGAATCTTTAGCGACGACGGGGTTACTCTGTTTCGGTGCCTATCTAGTGATTCAAAATCAATTATCGATCGGACAACTGATCGCCTTTAATATGCTTTTTGCCCAGATCATTGCGCCTTTTCAACGCTTAACCGTTCTCTGGACACAATTTCAAGAAGTCAATATCGCCGTCGAGCGCATTAACGATGTACTAGACGCAAAGCCGGAGGAGAATTTAGAAGAACTTTCCCGTCAGTTTCTCCCAGAATTACAGGGACATATTCGCTTTGAAAATGTCACCTTTCGCTACCACACCGACAGCGATCGCAATATTTTAGAAAACCTCAGTTTTGAGATTTTACCCGGTCAAACCGTTGCCCTCGTCGGTCGGAGCGGTTCGGGAAAAACCACGATCTCGAAATTACTGATCGGCCTCTATCCCCCCACCGACGGGAAAATCTCGATCGACGGTTACGATCTGAGTACGATCGCCCTCAGTTCCCTCCGGCAACAGGTGGGAGTCGTCGATCAGGATACTTTTCTCTTCGGTTCCACGATTCGGGAAAATATCAGTTTAGGTCATCCCGATCGCCCCCTAGAAAATGTGATCGAAGCGGCGAAATTAGCGGGAATTCATGACTTTATTCAATCACTGCCGATGGGGTACGAAACTCAAATCGGCGAGGGTGGAGGGCTACTTTCCGGGGGACAGAGACAACGGATCGCCATCGCTCGATCGCTAATGGGAGAGCCGCGGTTATTAATCCTCGATGAAGCCACTTCCCACCTCGATACCGAATCGGAACGGATTATTCAAACAAATCTCCAGAAAATTCGGCAGAATCGCACGATGGTGATTATCGCCCATCGCCTCTCTACGGTGCGGAACGCGGATTGTATTCTCGTTCTCGATCGAGGGGTATTAGTCGATAGTGGAACCCACGAAGAATTAATGGCCCGTCCCGGTATTTACCGTAATTTGAATTCTAATCAATTGAGTGAATAA
- a CDS encoding HlyD family efflux transporter periplasmic adaptor subunit, with product MTTNLDRERDNWSFQTKELIDTLPLPWTRGLLYFLIIFVSIILPWAIFSKVDETGVGPGKLEPQGETVKIDAIATGKVEKIYVREGQEVKAGQPILTLDSSLIGKEIQQIEEKIEGQKSRLSQQKLVKSQLEISLTTQSQQNRAAAAEKEASIEQARENVDALIKKAKISLEEQQARVNQAKTALAQSQTDYPILKSRYETALKEVDRYRKAWEDGAISEVQFIEREDNAKERQQLYERGKAEVKENQHKLAELKSAYRQTSQQTSADIAQARLQLQERQRGYQSLRHSNELALLRVQEQINNLDTEIATLASEIAQSESQRQALQIQLSQRVLKANTDGTIFSLPIKRAGAVVQSGTRVAEIAPKGSRFILKAEMPTDQSQFLRAGMPIKVKFDAYPFQDYGIIGGKITKKSPTAIEKETPNGKINVFELEIQLDRSCIQKGNQCIPLNPGDTATAEAIVRQRRVIDYILDPFKDLQKDGLKL from the coding sequence ATGACAACCAATCTAGACAGAGAGCGCGATAACTGGTCTTTCCAGACCAAAGAATTGATCGATACTTTACCCCTACCCTGGACGCGTGGTTTACTCTATTTTCTGATTATTTTCGTCTCGATCATTCTCCCTTGGGCGATATTCTCAAAAGTCGATGAAACGGGTGTCGGTCCGGGAAAACTGGAACCCCAAGGGGAAACAGTCAAAATCGATGCTATCGCGACGGGAAAAGTGGAAAAAATCTATGTCCGTGAAGGCCAAGAGGTGAAAGCAGGACAACCGATTTTAACCCTAGATTCCTCATTAATCGGCAAGGAAATACAACAAATTGAGGAGAAAATAGAAGGACAAAAAAGTCGTCTTTCCCAACAGAAACTTGTCAAAAGTCAGTTAGAGATTTCTTTAACCACCCAAAGCCAACAAAATCGCGCGGCAGCAGCGGAAAAAGAAGCCTCGATCGAACAAGCGCGGGAGAATGTGGACGCATTAATCAAGAAGGCCAAAATATCCCTAGAAGAACAACAAGCGCGAGTCAATCAAGCGAAAACCGCCCTCGCACAAAGTCAGACCGATTATCCGATTCTCAAAAGTCGTTATGAAACGGCTTTAAAAGAAGTCGATCGCTACCGAAAAGCGTGGGAGGATGGCGCGATATCGGAGGTGCAATTCATCGAGCGCGAGGACAATGCCAAGGAGCGCCAACAACTCTACGAGCGGGGAAAAGCGGAGGTCAAAGAAAATCAACATAAACTAGCGGAATTAAAAAGTGCCTACCGTCAGACGAGTCAACAAACGAGCGCCGATATCGCCCAAGCGCGTCTGCAATTACAGGAGCGGCAGCGGGGTTATCAAAGTCTCCGCCATTCCAACGAGTTGGCACTCTTAAGGGTACAGGAGCAGATTAACAATCTAGACACGGAGATCGCAACACTGGCATCGGAAATCGCCCAAAGCGAGAGCCAACGGCAAGCGCTCCAAATCCAACTAAGTCAGAGGGTTTTAAAGGCGAATACCGACGGCACAATCTTTTCATTACCGATTAAACGCGCGGGTGCGGTGGTGCAGTCGGGAACGCGGGTTGCGGAGATAGCACCGAAGGGATCGCGGTTTATTCTCAAGGCAGAAATGCCCACGGATCAAAGTCAATTTCTCCGCGCCGGTATGCCGATAAAAGTCAAGTTCGATGCCTATCCTTTTCAGGATTACGGCATTATCGGCGGCAAGATCACCAAGAAATCACCGACGGCGATCGAAAAGGAAACGCCCAACGGAAAAATTAACGTTTTCGAGCTAGAAATTCAACTCGATCGCTCCTGTATTCAAAAGGGAAATCAATGTATTCCCCTCAATCCGGGAGATACGGCTACCGCAGAAGCGATCGTCCGTCAGCGTCGGGTGATCGATTACATCCTCGATCCCTTTAAGGATCTGCAAAAAGACGGGTTAAAACTCTAG
- a CDS encoding foldase protein PrsA: MSHSITITNQDLIQQLKLSGKVPEIVEGIIARKIITETATAAGIKNTTAELQQAADQFRLAKGLHNAKDTWNWLQKQGLSLDDFEEIVQFNLLSGKLAEHLFADKIESYFVEHQLDYTGAVIYEVVLADQAMAEELYESIQEEEISFQEVAHRYIEDVELRRKGGYRGTVYRKDLRPNLSAAIFASDSSRLLKPLQGDRGFHLIFVEEILKPKLTEELALKIGVDLFNGWVKEKIQEIEYEFSN; encoded by the coding sequence ATGTCCCATAGTATCACCATCACCAATCAAGACCTTATCCAACAGCTTAAGCTATCGGGGAAAGTTCCCGAAATAGTCGAGGGAATTATCGCTCGGAAAATCATCACCGAAACCGCCACGGCAGCGGGGATTAAAAACACGACTGCCGAGTTACAACAGGCGGCCGATCAATTCCGTCTCGCCAAAGGATTACATAACGCCAAAGATACATGGAATTGGTTGCAAAAACAGGGCTTATCCCTAGATGATTTCGAGGAGATCGTTCAATTCAATTTACTATCGGGTAAATTAGCCGAACATCTTTTCGCAGACAAAATTGAATCCTATTTCGTCGAACACCAGCTAGATTATACCGGCGCGGTGATCTATGAGGTAGTGTTAGCAGATCAGGCGATGGCAGAGGAGTTGTATGAATCGATTCAGGAGGAGGAAATCAGCTTTCAGGAAGTAGCGCATCGCTATATCGAGGATGTGGAATTACGACGCAAGGGAGGTTATCGCGGTACTGTTTACCGTAAGGATTTACGACCGAATCTTTCGGCCGCAATTTTCGCCTCGGATTCTTCTCGATTGTTGAAACCGCTGCAAGGCGATCGAGGTTTTCACCTGATTTTTGTCGAGGAAATCCTTAAACCAAAATTAACCGAGGAGTTGGCTCTGAAAATCGGTGTTGATTTGTTTAACGGCTGGGTAAAGGAGAAGATTCAAGAGATAGAATACGAGTTTAGTAATTAA
- a CDS encoding type II toxin-antitoxin system MqsA family antitoxin, with protein MECVICKQGTTRSGFVTVTLERDDCIVILKQVPADVCQNCGEYYLSESVTAEVLQNADRLFCRLG; from the coding sequence ATGGAATGTGTGATCTGTAAACAAGGCACGACTCGATCGGGTTTCGTAACTGTTACTTTAGAGAGAGATGATTGTATCGTGATTCTAAAACAAGTCCCCGCAGATGTCTGTCAGAATTGCGGGGAGTATTATTTAAGTGAATCCGTAACGGCAGAGGTTTTACAGAATGCTGATCGCCTATTTTGTAGGTTGGGTTGA
- a CDS encoding type II toxin-antitoxin system MqsA family antitoxin — translation MECVICKHGTTRSDFVTVTLERDNFIVILKQVPADICQNCGEYYLSESVTAEVLQKAEDAVNKGAEVEIIRYVA, via the coding sequence ATGGAATGTGTGATCTGTAAACACGGCACGACTCGATCGGATTTTGTTACCGTTACTTTGGAGAGAGATAATTTTATCGTGATTCTAAAACAAGTCCCTGCGGATATCTGTCAAAATTGCGGGGAGTATTATCTAAGCGAGTCGGTTACGGCAGAGGTTTTACAGAAGGCCGAGGACGCGGTTAATAAAGGTGCGGAAGTAGAGATTATTCGCTATGTCGCTTAA
- a CDS encoding tetratricopeptide repeat protein: MLFLNDLPIPWSHRPYFDLSPYQSGAWHIQGIDYSYRNLVSEVQNVGTSLSVNPVTLVHPASFREQLIRETGLFQYSIKNPLALPDELRTERWRVLCSHLVHYRELSPTTQLETINLLSSLCFHEAILKYVTASTDEDITRDSTIAKLAYSRAMSKILCQESIGTSENLEDLKQLVQHASKESFVVFGAAVELIVLHATVFRDLAAVAHWREVASGALDHLEPSLDHFEFKRLTSFYHRAAVFAPLLLGERQTVVREMDICQSLAEELIRECKNETERISAHDNLTTVFESRTKEALWLGDIDLAGERAKKMVELEPLYSHYRLQLGEVLLKQNKFEEAAKIYRSATRLGPPGMAIAWFMAGQCHERLGEIDIACDCYLASVQMDELAISAVEKINKLAPRLGNSMLTDWSTARLEQLREQQRGIVSKTKTSYIPEAASALKLAGERELSQI; this comes from the coding sequence ATGCTATTTTTAAACGATCTTCCCATTCCTTGGAGTCATCGCCCCTATTTCGATCTTAGTCCCTATCAATCCGGAGCTTGGCATATTCAAGGAATTGACTATAGCTATCGAAACCTCGTCTCCGAAGTACAAAATGTTGGTACGTCTCTTTCCGTGAACCCAGTTACTCTCGTTCACCCAGCTTCTTTTCGAGAACAATTAATTCGTGAGACTGGTCTTTTTCAATACTCGATTAAAAATCCTCTCGCTCTCCCCGATGAGTTGAGAACCGAGCGCTGGAGAGTTCTTTGCTCGCATTTAGTTCATTATCGGGAACTTTCACCCACTACTCAACTGGAAACAATTAATTTATTATCGAGTTTATGCTTTCATGAAGCGATTCTTAAATATGTTACTGCGAGTACCGATGAAGACATCACGAGAGATTCCACGATCGCTAAATTAGCTTATAGTCGGGCGATGTCTAAAATCCTCTGTCAAGAAAGTATTGGCACATCGGAAAATCTTGAAGATTTAAAGCAGCTCGTTCAACACGCTTCTAAAGAAAGCTTCGTGGTTTTCGGGGCGGCCGTAGAACTAATCGTTTTACACGCTACTGTATTTCGAGATCTAGCCGCGGTCGCTCATTGGCGAGAAGTGGCAAGCGGAGCGCTCGATCACCTCGAACCTTCCCTCGATCATTTCGAGTTCAAACGTTTAACCAGTTTTTACCACCGCGCGGCTGTTTTCGCTCCACTTCTGCTGGGTGAGCGGCAAACAGTTGTCCGTGAAATGGATATCTGCCAATCTCTAGCGGAAGAGCTGATCCGCGAGTGCAAAAATGAGACGGAACGAATTTCCGCCCATGACAATCTAACGACGGTTTTCGAGAGCCGAACGAAAGAAGCCCTCTGGTTGGGTGATATCGATCTCGCCGGAGAGAGAGCGAAGAAAATGGTAGAACTGGAACCTCTCTACTCTCACTATCGCCTACAACTAGGGGAAGTCTTACTAAAACAAAATAAATTTGAAGAGGCGGCGAAAATCTATCGCTCCGCCACTAGACTCGGCCCGCCTGGAATGGCGATCGCTTGGTTTATGGCTGGGCAATGTCACGAACGATTAGGAGAGATAGACATCGCCTGTGATTGCTATCTAGCCTCCGTACAGATGGATGAACTAGCTATCTCCGCCGTGGAGAAAATTAACAAATTAGCTCCCCGTTTAGGTAACTCGATGCTGACAGATTGGAGTACCGCGCGTCTAGAACAATTACGGGAACAACAGCGAGGTATCGTCTCTAAAACGAAAACTTCCTATATTCCTGAAGCCGCTTCTGCACTGAAATTAGCGGGTGAACGCGAACTCTCTCAAATTTAA
- the psaK gene encoding photosystem I reaction center subunit PsaK, with translation MISSALLFATAQTIPWNLSVGITMTLANLVAFAIGYFAIQNTGAGPALPLPQLASKKSFGLPELLATMSFGHILGAGLVLGLSNAGIL, from the coding sequence ATGATCTCTTCCGCCTTACTTTTCGCCACCGCTCAAACCATTCCCTGGAATTTATCCGTCGGCATTACCATGACGTTAGCTAACCTAGTAGCGTTCGCTATCGGTTATTTTGCCATCCAAAATACTGGGGCCGGCCCTGCTTTACCCTTGCCGCAGTTAGCCTCGAAAAAAAGCTTCGGTCTGCCGGAATTATTGGCTACCATGAGTTTTGGCCATATTCTCGGTGCGGGACTGGTTCTCGGTCTTTCTAATGCGGGTATTCTCTAA
- a CDS encoding phosphoribosylanthranilate isomerase, with protein sequence MRIKICGITQPDQGRAIATCGATALGFILVPSSPRYVKIEQINAITAAIPDKIDFIGVFADEQPEIIQQIIVKTPLTSVQLHGKESPEYCQRLRQLLPDREIIKALRIKDRESWEKSAIYFNSVDTLLLDAYHPQLLGGTGHTLDWQALASFSPPLPWFLAGGLNPDNISEALTRLHPQGIDVSSGVERSPGDKDLKKVALLLERLQKFRDQ encoded by the coding sequence ATGCGAATTAAAATTTGCGGCATTACCCAACCGGACCAAGGACGAGCGATCGCTACTTGCGGAGCTACGGCTTTAGGTTTTATCCTCGTACCTAGTTCGCCTCGTTACGTCAAAATCGAGCAAATTAACGCTATTACCGCCGCAATACCCGACAAAATTGATTTTATCGGTGTTTTTGCCGACGAGCAACCGGAAATTATTCAGCAGATAATTGTTAAAACCCCCTTGACAAGTGTGCAGTTACATGGTAAAGAATCTCCCGAATATTGCCAAAGGTTGCGGCAATTATTACCCGACCGGGAAATTATCAAAGCTTTGCGGATCAAAGACAGAGAAAGTTGGGAAAAGTCGGCAATTTACTTCAATAGCGTCGATACTTTACTTTTAGATGCCTACCATCCCCAATTGCTCGGCGGTACGGGACATACCTTAGACTGGCAAGCCTTAGCCAGTTTTTCGCCCCCCTTGCCCTGGTTTCTGGCCGGAGGACTCAACCCCGATAATATTAGTGAAGCTTTAACTCGGCTGCACCCCCAGGGTATTGATGTCTCTAGCGGCGTTGAGCGATCGCCTGGTGATAAAGACCTCAAAAAAGTCGCCCTCTTGCTAGAGCGACTGCAAAAATTCAGGGATCAGTGA